DNA from Merismopedia glauca CCAP 1448/3:
CTGTCCAAAGGAAGTGAAGTGAAGCGCACCATTTCTACCAATGCGGTCATTTTCCTTTGAGTAGAGTCCTAGCTGGAAAAAATGTATACTACAGAGGTCAGCTAGGTCGGGGCGGGACGAAAAGCGCCAAGTCCAAGGGTTATTGGGATCTGCCGAAACTAAGGTAGCAGTAGCCGCATTGCCAATAGTATAACTGGCAAAAGTCCATTCCAATTGCTGGGGGTTGTGGAGCTGATAGTTGTGGGGAAACAGATAACCACCGTCTATACTGCCGAACTCTGCGTTGACAATTAGGATACGTTGGTAGCGTTTGGTCAGAAAAAATCCTTCGGCGATATGCATCGCTCGGCTCCAACTCATACATGCATCGACTAAATCAAAACACTCTACCTGTCCCATGGACAACGCATGAGCTACTAAATAGGATTGTCCAGGCTCTAGAAATCCTTTACCAATGCCCACATAAATTAAGAGATCTATCTCATCCTTATCCACTTCTGCTTCAGTGAGTGTGGCAAACACTGCCTTTTGAATGTGATCAAAGGGCTTTTCACCTGCTGCTAACCAACGGCGGCTTTTAGCTCCAGACAAGTTTAGTAATTTATTTACCCTTGTTAAAGTTTGTTCTAGATCGCCATTGAAAGTATCCCGGCTATGTTGACGTATTAGATCAATAATTTGCTTATTGTCTTTTTCTTGCGAAGGCATCGATACATTTACAGCTTCAATACGCATAGCTAACCTATCAAGTCTCAGTATTTAGGGGTTAATAATTATGGATTTAGAATGTACTTTTGGTAATAATCGGCAAAACGCTTGCGTATTAAAACCTCAGTGGTACCAAAGTCTTCAGCTGAGTAGAGATGCTTGCCAAACTTCTCTTTGGGACGGTGGGCAAGAAATTGCTCGATACGTCGGCACAACTCGTCGGTAAAAGTCAGATTCAATTGTTGGTAAATTTGCTGCACACAAGTAATCGGATCACGTATCAGTAAATCGTATTGCACATCTACCCAGGAATGTCCGGACGACCTAGCGGATTCTGTGGTGGTAATCAGGTGTTCCAGATAGGTCATATTGGATTCTGTCATACGTTGGATATCTAAGGACTCGCTTACCATAGCGTGCAAAGAAAAAATTAGGCTGTGTAAACTTGGTACTACCTGAGCAGGGTCACGATGAATCTGCACAAGGCGCACGTCAGGAATAGCATTAAGCAGAGCGTCGATTGCACCCATGTGAGCAGGAGCCTTGAGGGTTAAACGACGATGAGGCGTTTCACGCTGAAAACGCTGTAAATACCACCGATATACTTGGTAAGAGTCATGCTTGTTCTGATGTCGAAGCCAGTGCAGATACTCATATACAGGCGCAAATACCCAAAATGAAAGACTCAAGAGTGTGGTGTCGAGCAGAAGCATACACTCTTCTGGATTGTCCGGAGCAAAGTGATGTTTTCTATCAATTGCCGCATTCATACGCTTCATATTAGCCAGTTTGCGGTTCAGGTTTTGACGACGACTTTCAGGTTTGGAACCAGCAATAGGTTCTATTAACTCCCAAAATAGAAGTGGTCTAGCTTCAGGGTCTAGGGCGAGAAGATGATGCAGAAATGTTGTACCTGAGCGGGGGAGACCGATGACAATAATTGGTGGCTCAAGTGCTATGCGAGAAACTTCGGGTTCCAAAGTTCGTACTTGTACA
Protein-coding regions in this window:
- a CDS encoding sulfotransferase family protein, which encodes MLREIAMKQSNLSDFDENPLFCAALEVLCRSCEADTHFSFVGRVSIREYIVRALVNRLRYVQVRTLEPEVSRIALEPPIIVIGLPRSGTTFLHHLLALDPEARPLLFWELIEPIAGSKPESRRQNLNRKLANMKRMNAAIDRKHHFAPDNPEECMLLLDTTLLSLSFWVFAPVYEYLHWLRHQNKHDSYQVYRWYLQRFQRETPHRRLTLKAPAHMGAIDALLNAIPDVRLVQIHRDPAQVVPSLHSLIFSLHAMVSESLDIQRMTESNMTYLEHLITTTESARSSGHSWVDVQYDLLIRDPITCVQQIYQQLNLTFTDELCRRIEQFLAHRPKEKFGKHLYSAEDFGTTEVLIRKRFADYYQKYILNP
- a CDS encoding 3-oxoacyl-[acyl-carrier-protein] synthase III C-terminal domain-containing protein; its protein translation is MRIEAVNVSMPSQEKDNKQIIDLIRQHSRDTFNGDLEQTLTRVNKLLNLSGAKSRRWLAAGEKPFDHIQKAVFATLTEAEVDKDEIDLLIYVGIGKGFLEPGQSYLVAHALSMGQVECFDLVDACMSWSRAMHIAEGFFLTKRYQRILIVNAEFGSIDGGYLFPHNYQLHNPQQLEWTFASYTIGNAATATLVSADPNNPWTWRFSSRPDLADLCSIHFFQLGLYSKENDRIGRNGALHFTSFGQELHTHALEPCVSLIREIYDLQPDIKCIFPHASSYREWDKFARKAGVQDKIHHIYPMYGNLVSASVPAGLALAWHNGLVNRGDRVAGWVGSAGMSFAGYSFTL